A genomic segment from Halogeometricum sp. S3BR5-2 encodes:
- a CDS encoding DICT sensory domain-containing protein, whose product MAGDEDGLRAILDAAERRRKSVTHYAPEAGDLAERLDTRNLDVEFRPIPPGGPEPFLVVRDGGRFRGAMPVEALREYAVTRNRRGAVTEDPEARAIVTELLDDTVFSSLSKRQLLSTVREFEDRALRVGTGTLHTGFQSAAAFAPQRELYRALAAETALDVHVYVGGGKGAEPEPLDEPNATLHADPPEELGRYWFLVFDGGEDPEQGVALVAEQRPDGSFRGVWTYDPELVDRALSLLPAVEGER is encoded by the coding sequence ATGGCGGGCGACGAAGATGGTCTGCGGGCGATACTGGACGCCGCCGAGCGGCGCCGCAAGTCCGTCACGCACTACGCGCCGGAGGCCGGCGACCTCGCGGAGCGGTTGGACACCCGGAACCTCGACGTCGAGTTCCGGCCGATTCCGCCGGGGGGACCCGAGCCGTTTCTCGTCGTCCGGGACGGCGGGCGGTTCCGGGGAGCGATGCCCGTCGAAGCGCTCCGCGAATACGCGGTCACCCGGAACCGGCGCGGAGCGGTGACCGAGGACCCCGAGGCGCGCGCCATCGTCACCGAACTGCTCGACGACACGGTGTTCTCGTCGCTGTCGAAGCGGCAACTGCTGTCGACCGTGCGGGAGTTCGAGGACCGCGCGTTGCGGGTGGGGACCGGAACGCTGCACACCGGGTTCCAGTCGGCGGCGGCGTTCGCCCCGCAGCGAGAGCTGTACCGGGCGTTGGCCGCCGAGACGGCGCTGGACGTGCACGTCTACGTCGGCGGCGGGAAGGGGGCCGAACCGGAACCGCTCGACGAACCGAACGCGACCCTGCACGCCGACCCCCCCGAGGAACTGGGTCGCTACTGGTTTCTCGTCTTCGACGGCGGAGAGGACCCCGAACAGGGGGTGGCGCTCGTCGCCGAACAGCGACCGGACGGCTCCTTCCGCGGCGTCTGGACGTACGACCCCGAACTCGTCGACCGGGCGCTGTCGCTCCTCCCGGCGGTCGAAGGGGAGCGGTGA
- a CDS encoding DUF7344 domain-containing protein: protein MGRADIGDLHEMVSTDRRRRALAVLADAERPLGCEELARRIVARRSDGAGDAESTGERETEVEISLGHVHLPKLESGGVVERTAGEEYDVTPLGYDLRRAAGAFEARLDADTREVEAAASPANRSDAVPASDGDDGR, encoded by the coding sequence ATGGGGAGGGCAGATATCGGGGACCTACACGAGATGGTATCGACCGACCGACGACGGCGGGCGCTCGCGGTGCTGGCCGACGCGGAGAGACCGCTCGGTTGCGAGGAGTTGGCGCGACGAATCGTCGCGCGCCGCTCCGACGGCGCGGGCGACGCCGAGTCGACCGGAGAACGGGAGACCGAAGTCGAGATATCCCTCGGCCACGTCCACCTTCCGAAACTGGAGTCGGGTGGGGTGGTGGAGCGGACCGCGGGAGAGGAGTACGACGTGACCCCCCTAGGATACGACCTCAGGCGCGCCGCGGGGGCCTTCGAGGCCCGTCTCGACGCCGACACGCGGGAGGTCGAGGCGGCGGCGTCGCCGGCGAACCGCTCGGACGCCGTGCCCGCGAGCGACGGCGACGACGGGCGGTAG
- a CDS encoding ABC transporter permease: MTWQAVARKEFDDSIRSRWLHGATLFFVLFVGGASFLMFGVLLPPQLNDASNLFGFFADLGIFRLSFPGLLALVLGFVALSTSYGAITEERETGTIKLALSLPNSRRDLMAGKFLGRGAVVAAALLVGFLAAFVVLVATGTTMSVESLVPVVALTVLLGFAFVSVGLGISAVADSNREATLATLGLYLIFGILWKPIAEGIPKLLNYAAEEAGVGALENFTRVKIGLFLKYLNPLRTYETLVAQVYYGPAQARLTGATTGEAFVVGNQFAPAQGGVPVYLSGGVMLLVFLAWIVAPAVVGYYVFRKRDL; this comes from the coding sequence ATGACCTGGCAGGCGGTCGCCCGCAAGGAGTTCGACGACTCCATCCGCTCGCGGTGGCTCCACGGGGCGACGCTGTTTTTCGTCCTGTTCGTCGGCGGCGCGTCGTTCCTCATGTTCGGCGTCCTCCTCCCTCCGCAGTTGAACGACGCCTCCAACCTGTTCGGCTTCTTCGCCGACCTCGGCATCTTCAGGCTCTCGTTCCCCGGTCTGCTCGCCCTCGTGCTCGGTTTCGTCGCGCTGTCGACGTCGTACGGGGCGATAACCGAAGAGCGGGAGACGGGAACGATAAAGCTCGCCCTGTCGCTGCCGAACTCGCGGCGCGACCTGATGGCCGGGAAGTTCCTCGGCCGCGGCGCCGTCGTCGCCGCCGCCCTCCTCGTCGGCTTCCTCGCGGCGTTCGTCGTCCTCGTCGCCACGGGGACGACGATGAGCGTCGAGTCGCTGGTGCCCGTCGTCGCGCTGACGGTGCTCCTCGGCTTCGCGTTCGTCTCCGTCGGCCTCGGCATCTCCGCCGTCGCCGACTCGAACCGGGAGGCGACGCTGGCGACGCTGGGACTGTACCTCATCTTCGGCATCCTCTGGAAGCCCATCGCCGAGGGCATCCCGAAGCTCCTCAACTACGCCGCCGAGGAGGCCGGCGTGGGCGCCCTGGAGAACTTCACGCGGGTGAAGATAGGGCTGTTCCTGAAGTACCTCAACCCGCTCCGGACGTACGAGACGCTCGTCGCGCAGGTGTACTACGGCCCCGCGCAGGCCCGCCTCACCGGCGCCACGACGGGCGAGGCGTTCGTCGTCGGCAACCAGTTCGCCCCCGCGCAGGGCGGCGTCCCCGTCTACCTCTCGGGCGGGGTGATGCTCCTCGTCTTCCTCGCGTGGATAGTGGCCCCGGCGGTCGTCGGCTACTACGTCTTCCGCAAACGGGACCTGTAG
- a CDS encoding DUF7344 domain-containing protein, whose product MIDDDSALSGYEGYDWERLSGVPAPDALFRALSHRQRRRVLWFLLERPETALAEVADVLVGWELKDGEDAAGPEKHRRVLAALHHHHLPVLAESDLVEYDVETGAVRLSAPPEPIRVLIKFSYQYERAVAGRGV is encoded by the coding sequence ATGATCGACGACGATTCGGCTCTCTCGGGGTACGAAGGCTACGACTGGGAGCGTCTCTCGGGCGTCCCCGCGCCCGACGCGCTGTTTCGGGCGCTCTCGCACCGCCAGCGGCGCCGCGTGCTGTGGTTCCTCCTGGAGCGCCCGGAGACGGCCCTCGCGGAGGTGGCCGACGTCCTCGTGGGGTGGGAACTGAAGGACGGCGAGGACGCCGCCGGACCCGAGAAACACCGGCGGGTGCTGGCCGCCCTCCACCACCACCACCTGCCGGTGCTCGCGGAGAGCGACCTCGTGGAGTACGACGTCGAGACGGGCGCGGTTCGGCTCTCCGCGCCGCCGGAACCGATCAGAGTGCTCATCAAGTTCAGCTACCAGTACGAGCGGGCCGTCGCGGGCCGGGGAGTCTGA
- a CDS encoding excinuclease ABC subunit C produces MDASDVRERASDLPTGPGVYQFLDGDTVLYVGKAVDIRARVRSYADPRGERIRQMVDRAASIDFAVTDTETQALLLEANLIKRHQPRYNVRLKDDKSYPLVQLTDHPVPRIDVTRDPEEGATVFGPYTDKGRVETVVKALREYYGIRGCSDHKYANRDRPCLDYEMGLCTAPCTGEISEENYLADVESVVRFFEGETGVLADPLRRTMEEAAQAENFERAANARDRLEAVESFHGAGEEAVSSQSDERAVDVLGVAIEGDAATVARLHSKRGQLVDRSRHRLDAPEGGERSAAVLSAFLPQYYAERELPDAVLLSERPDDEDVLEWLRVEGVNVRVPGAGREAKLVELALKNARRGPARNDELGALSDALGIPGISRIEGFDVSHAQGKAVVGSDVCFVDGDAVKADYRRKKLPERNDDYDNMRALIRWRAERAVEGRDDRPDPDLLLIDGGDGQLGAATDAMREVGWDVPVVALAKDRELVITPDRVHDWPADSPHLHVLQRVRDESHRFAVQYHQTLRDDVRTVLDDVPGIGEKTRRALLRRFGSVENVRGATVSDLTDVPGVGEKTASTLKERL; encoded by the coding sequence ATGGATGCGAGCGACGTCCGCGAGCGAGCGAGCGACCTGCCGACGGGGCCCGGCGTCTACCAGTTCCTCGACGGCGACACCGTCCTGTACGTCGGCAAGGCCGTCGACATCCGCGCCCGAGTGCGGTCGTACGCCGACCCGCGCGGCGAGCGCATCCGGCAGATGGTCGACCGGGCGGCGAGCATCGACTTCGCCGTCACCGACACGGAGACGCAGGCGCTCCTCCTCGAAGCGAACCTCATCAAGCGCCACCAGCCGCGGTACAACGTCCGCCTGAAGGACGACAAATCCTACCCGCTGGTCCAACTGACGGACCATCCCGTTCCCAGAATCGACGTGACCCGCGACCCGGAGGAGGGGGCGACGGTGTTCGGGCCGTACACCGACAAGGGCCGCGTCGAGACGGTGGTGAAGGCGCTGCGGGAGTACTACGGCATCCGCGGCTGTTCGGACCACAAGTACGCCAACCGCGACCGACCCTGCTTGGACTACGAGATGGGGCTCTGTACGGCCCCCTGCACCGGCGAGATATCCGAGGAGAACTACCTCGCGGACGTGGAGTCGGTCGTCCGATTCTTCGAGGGAGAGACGGGCGTCCTCGCGGACCCGCTCCGCCGAACGATGGAGGAGGCCGCCCAGGCTGAGAACTTCGAGCGGGCGGCCAACGCCCGCGACAGACTCGAAGCGGTGGAGTCGTTCCACGGCGCGGGCGAGGAGGCCGTCTCCTCGCAGTCCGACGAGCGCGCCGTCGACGTGCTCGGCGTCGCCATCGAGGGCGACGCGGCCACCGTCGCGCGCCTGCACAGCAAACGCGGCCAACTCGTCGACCGCTCGCGGCACCGCCTCGACGCCCCCGAGGGAGGCGAGCGCTCGGCGGCCGTGCTCTCAGCCTTTCTGCCCCAGTACTACGCCGAGCGCGAACTCCCCGACGCCGTCCTCCTCTCCGAACGTCCGGACGACGAGGACGTGCTGGAGTGGTTGCGCGTCGAGGGCGTGAACGTCCGCGTCCCCGGCGCCGGCCGCGAGGCCAAACTGGTCGAACTCGCGCTGAAGAACGCCCGGCGCGGCCCGGCCCGGAACGACGAACTCGGCGCGCTCTCGGACGCGCTGGGGATTCCCGGAATCTCCCGCATCGAGGGGTTCGACGTGAGCCACGCGCAGGGGAAGGCCGTCGTCGGCAGCGACGTCTGCTTCGTCGACGGCGACGCCGTGAAGGCCGACTACCGGCGGAAGAAGCTCCCGGAGCGAAACGACGACTACGACAACATGCGCGCGCTCATCCGCTGGCGGGCCGAGCGCGCCGTCGAGGGGCGCGACGACAGGCCGGACCCCGACCTGCTGCTCATCGACGGCGGCGACGGCCAACTCGGCGCGGCGACGGATGCGATGCGAGAAGTGGGCTGGGACGTGCCCGTCGTCGCCCTCGCGAAGGACAGGGAGTTGGTCATCACGCCCGACCGGGTGCACGACTGGCCCGCCGACTCGCCGCACCTGCACGTCTTACAGCGCGTCCGCGACGAGTCGCACCGCTTCGCCGTCCAGTACCACCAGACGCTCCGCGACGACGTGCGGACGGTTCTCGACGACGTGCCGGGCATCGGCGAGAAGACGCGGCGCGCGCTCCTGCGGCGGTTCGGCAGCGTCGAGAACGTCCGCGGTGCGACGGTGTCGGACCTGACGGACGTGCCGGGCGTCGGCGAGAAGACGGCGTCGACGCTCAAAGAGCGGTTGTAG
- a CDS encoding ABC transporter ATP-binding protein, with product MAAIELDGVTKRFEEGGRLSRLVDSVRNAERSDDVTAVRNLSLTVEEGEVFGFLGPNGAGKSTTINMLLDFVRPTEGSIRVLGFDARDESVDVRARTGVLPEGFDVYDRLTGRQHVEFAASSKRLDESDADIDAVLERVGIADAADRKAGGYSKGMRQRLALAMALVGDPDLLVLDEPSSGLDPAGAKEMRDIVSEEAERGTTVFFSSHVLEQVDAVCDRVGIMREGELVAVDSVDSLREKSDADATLRVEVSGDVSALDAEAVTALDGVRSVTVDDAADSLTVSCVGDAKMAVIDELESQGLDVTDFETREASLEDLFLSYTGHSAADADEAADGQEARA from the coding sequence ATGGCCGCCATCGAACTCGACGGGGTAACGAAACGGTTCGAGGAGGGCGGGAGACTCTCGCGCCTCGTCGACTCCGTTCGGAACGCCGAGCGTTCCGACGACGTTACCGCAGTCAGAAACCTCTCGCTGACGGTCGAGGAGGGCGAAGTGTTCGGTTTCCTCGGTCCCAACGGCGCGGGGAAATCGACGACCATCAACATGCTCCTCGACTTCGTGCGCCCCACCGAGGGCTCGATTCGCGTCCTCGGCTTCGACGCCCGCGACGAGAGCGTCGACGTGCGCGCACGTACCGGTGTCCTCCCCGAAGGCTTCGACGTGTACGACCGCCTCACCGGGCGGCAGCACGTCGAGTTCGCCGCCTCCTCCAAGCGACTCGACGAGAGCGACGCCGACATAGACGCCGTCCTCGAACGCGTCGGTATCGCCGACGCCGCCGACCGGAAGGCCGGCGGCTACTCGAAGGGGATGCGCCAGCGCCTCGCCCTCGCGATGGCGCTCGTCGGCGACCCGGACCTGCTCGTCCTCGACGAACCCTCCTCCGGCCTCGACCCGGCCGGGGCCAAGGAGATGCGCGACATCGTCTCCGAGGAGGCCGAACGCGGGACGACCGTGTTCTTCTCCAGCCACGTCTTAGAGCAGGTCGACGCCGTCTGCGACCGCGTCGGCATCATGCGCGAGGGCGAACTCGTCGCCGTCGACAGCGTCGATAGCCTGCGCGAGAAGTCCGACGCCGACGCCACCCTCCGCGTCGAGGTGTCGGGGGACGTCTCGGCGCTGGACGCCGAGGCGGTCACCGCCCTCGACGGCGTCCGCTCGGTCACCGTCGACGACGCCGCCGACTCCCTCACCGTCTCCTGCGTCGGCGACGCCAAGATGGCCGTCATCGACGAGTTGGAGTCGCAGGGCCTCGACGTGACCGACTTCGAGACGCGCGAGGCGTCGCTTGAGGACCTGTTCCTCTCGTACACCGGCCACAGCGCCGCGGACGCGGACGAAGCGGCCGACGGACAGGAGGCGCGCGCATGA
- the mdh gene encoding malate dehydrogenase: MTKVSVVGAAGTVGAAAGYNLALRDVADELVFVDIPDMEDKTVGQAADTNHGIAYDSNTEVYQGGYEDTAGSDVVVITAGIPRKEGQTRIDLAGDNAPIMADIGSSLAEHNDDFVSVTTSNPVDLLNRHLYEAGDRDRHKVVGFGGRLDSARFRYVLSQRFDTPVKNVEATILGEHGDAQVPAFSKVRVDGTDPEFTADEREEILSDLQESAMDVISRKGATQWGPATGVAHMVEAILRDTGEVLPGSLVLNGEYGYEDTAFGVPVRLGSNGIEEVVEWDLDDYERELMDDAAEKLSDQYDEIS; the protein is encoded by the coding sequence ATGACGAAAGTTAGCGTGGTCGGTGCGGCCGGGACGGTCGGCGCAGCCGCCGGGTACAATCTCGCGCTTCGGGACGTCGCCGACGAACTCGTCTTCGTCGACATCCCGGACATGGAGGACAAGACGGTCGGGCAGGCGGCCGACACGAACCACGGCATCGCCTACGACTCGAACACGGAGGTGTATCAGGGCGGCTACGAGGACACGGCGGGGTCCGACGTGGTCGTCATCACCGCCGGCATCCCGCGCAAGGAGGGACAGACCCGCATCGACCTCGCGGGCGACAACGCGCCCATCATGGCCGACATCGGGTCCTCGTTGGCCGAGCACAACGACGACTTCGTCTCGGTCACCACCTCGAACCCGGTGGACCTCCTGAACCGCCACCTGTACGAGGCGGGCGACCGCGACAGACACAAAGTCGTCGGCTTCGGCGGCCGACTCGACTCCGCGCGGTTCCGCTACGTCCTCAGCCAGCGCTTCGACACGCCGGTGAAGAACGTCGAGGCGACCATCCTCGGCGAACACGGCGACGCGCAGGTGCCCGCGTTCTCGAAGGTGCGCGTCGACGGCACGGACCCCGAGTTCACCGCCGACGAACGCGAAGAGATCCTCTCTGACCTTCAGGAGTCCGCGATGGACGTCATCTCGCGCAAGGGCGCGACGCAGTGGGGCCCGGCGACGGGCGTCGCCCACATGGTCGAGGCCATCCTCCGCGACACCGGCGAGGTGCTGCCGGGGTCGCTCGTCCTCAACGGCGAGTACGGCTACGAGGACACCGCCTTCGGCGTCCCGGTCAGACTCGGCTCGAACGGCATCGAAGAGGTCGTCGAGTGGGACCTCGACGACTACGAGCGGGAACTGATGGACGACGCAGCCGAGAAACTGAGCGACCAGTACGACGAGATTTCGTAG
- a CDS encoding CPBP family intramembrane glutamic endopeptidase: MALESVRTRRVGVFLAVAFGVAWATAAAIYATGGLADSPVVVPGLGLTLASVLLPTAYMFAPAVGNVAARLATGEGRSNLRVRPHLSGSLRVYAAAWVAPALLTFLGAALYFAVFPGQFDPTLSAYRSALEAAAGGVPVDPWTLVGIQVVAALTIAPLINAVFAFGEEFGWRAYLLPNLLPLGATRATLLVGVVWGVWHWPIVAMGYNYGFGYVGAPWTGFLAMCLFTVATGVFLAWATLRTDSVWPAAVGHGAINAVAGLGTLFVLGSPHSLLGPAPVGALAALPWVALAAWLLLRSDAFAS, translated from the coding sequence ATGGCTCTCGAATCGGTCCGGACGCGTCGCGTCGGCGTCTTCCTCGCCGTCGCCTTCGGCGTCGCATGGGCCACCGCCGCGGCCATCTACGCCACCGGCGGCCTCGCGGACAGTCCGGTCGTCGTCCCCGGTCTCGGCCTCACGCTCGCGTCCGTCCTCCTGCCGACGGCGTACATGTTCGCGCCGGCCGTCGGCAACGTCGCCGCGCGACTCGCCACCGGCGAGGGTCGGTCGAACCTCCGGGTCCGCCCTCACCTCTCGGGGTCGCTCCGCGTCTACGCCGCCGCGTGGGTCGCACCCGCCCTCCTCACGTTCCTCGGCGCGGCGCTGTACTTCGCGGTTTTCCCCGGCCAGTTCGACCCCACGCTGTCGGCGTATCGGTCGGCGCTGGAGGCCGCCGCGGGCGGCGTGCCCGTCGACCCGTGGACGCTCGTCGGGATTCAGGTCGTCGCCGCGCTGACCATCGCACCGCTCATCAACGCCGTCTTCGCCTTCGGCGAGGAGTTCGGCTGGCGGGCGTACCTGCTGCCGAACCTCCTCCCCCTCGGCGCGACGCGGGCGACGCTCCTCGTCGGCGTCGTCTGGGGGGTCTGGCACTGGCCCATCGTCGCCATGGGGTACAACTACGGCTTCGGCTACGTCGGCGCGCCGTGGACGGGGTTTCTCGCCATGTGCCTGTTCACCGTCGCCACCGGCGTCTTCCTCGCGTGGGCGACGCTCCGGACCGACAGCGTCTGGCCCGCGGCCGTCGGTCACGGTGCGATAAACGCCGTCGCCGGACTCGGGACGCTGTTCGTCCTCGGCTCTCCCCACTCGCTCCTCGGGCCCGCCCCGGTCGGCGCCCTCGCGGCGCTCCCGTGGGTCGCACTCGCGGCGTGGTTGCTCCTCCGGTCGGACGCGTTCGCGTCGTGA
- a CDS encoding Sjogren's syndrome/scleroderma autoantigen 1 family protein encodes MSDFDKEAERQRLREKYEKDAERREETQRMSELLLQGATMTNKHCNQCGTPIFRYQGTEFCPNCQNEQANAAAETADAAAAEVANGEAGEAPAEAASEAAEGREATGEAAQSVPTPEPERDVPSGVADAGGASGTGAENARAGGSSGGTAASEQTAREPGTEAAVGTSSTAPTGGSTEPAAEAVSGADSASGSMQGAREALLQAITKHARRSTATEEPQQATAHLQAAREAAEALDALDR; translated from the coding sequence ATGAGCGACTTCGACAAAGAGGCGGAGCGACAGCGCCTCCGCGAGAAGTACGAGAAGGACGCGGAGCGCCGCGAGGAGACCCAGCGGATGAGCGAACTCCTCCTGCAGGGGGCGACGATGACGAACAAGCACTGCAACCAGTGCGGGACGCCCATCTTCCGCTATCAGGGGACGGAGTTCTGTCCGAACTGCCAGAACGAGCAGGCGAACGCGGCGGCCGAGACGGCCGACGCCGCCGCCGCGGAGGTGGCCAACGGGGAGGCCGGGGAGGCTCCGGCCGAGGCCGCGTCGGAAGCGGCGGAGGGCCGCGAGGCGACCGGCGAGGCGGCGCAGTCGGTGCCGACGCCGGAACCCGAACGGGACGTACCGTCGGGAGTCGCCGACGCGGGCGGCGCGTCCGGCACGGGTGCGGAGAACGCGCGGGCCGGCGGGTCGAGCGGTGGAACCGCCGCGTCCGAGCAGACGGCGAGGGAGCCGGGAACCGAAGCGGCCGTCGGGACGTCGTCGACCGCACCGACGGGCGGGTCGACCGAGCCCGCGGCGGAAGCGGTCAGCGGAGCGGACTCGGCTAGCGGGTCGATGCAGGGCGCGCGCGAGGCGCTCCTGCAGGCGATAACGAAACACGCGCGACGGTCGACCGCCACCGAGGAACCGCAGCAGGCGACGGCGCACCTCCAAGCGGCCCGCGAAGCGGCCGAGGCGCTGGACGCGCTGGACCGGTAG